In a genomic window of Oncorhynchus tshawytscha isolate Ot180627B unplaced genomic scaffold, Otsh_v2.0 Un_contig_9868_pilon_pilon, whole genome shotgun sequence:
- the LOC121842307 gene encoding voltage-dependent T-type calcium channel subunit alpha-1I-like gives LKLLKMATGMRALLDTVVQALPQVGNLGLLFMLLFFIYAALGVELFGELVCNADYPCEGMSRHATFENFGMAFLTLFQVSTGDNWNGIMK, from the exons ttctcaaGCTATTGAAGATGGCTACAGGAATGAGAGCTCTTCTAGATACAGTGgttcaggctctacctcag GTGGGGAACCTGGGCCTGCTGTTTATGTTGCTGTTCTTCATCTACGCTGCTCTGGGGGTAGAACTGTTTGGAGAGCTGG tGTGTAATGCTGACTACCCGTGTGAGGGCATGAGTCGGCACGCCACCTTCGAGAACTTTGGCATGGCCTTTCTCACCCTCTTCCAGGTCTCCACCGGAGACAACTGGAACGGCATCATGAAG